In Candidatus Omnitrophota bacterium, a single genomic region encodes these proteins:
- the coaE gene encoding dephospho-CoA kinase (Dephospho-CoA kinase (CoaE) performs the final step in coenzyme A biosynthesis.), translated as MLKSKKNKLVLGITGNIACGKSTVAAMFKTKDSQLIDADLLGHELLSVGCGVYKKIIKSFGRGILKANKEIDRAKLASIVFARNESLVRLNSIVHPVLIREIKRLIRNSNKKVIILDAALIIEAGLSKTVDKIVVVTAKRNQQILRAAKVSGLNKGQIMARLKFQISQGKKLPFADFTIDNSGSIGKTRKQVLEIRRKLWKS; from the coding sequence ATGCTAAAGTCAAAGAAAAATAAATTAGTTTTAGGGATTACCGGAAACATTGCCTGCGGCAAGAGCACCGTAGCGGCGATGTTTAAAACCAAAGATAGCCAGCTTATTGACGCTGATCTCCTAGGGCATGAACTTCTATCCGTTGGCTGCGGCGTTTATAAGAAAATTATAAAGTCATTCGGTCGGGGGATCCTGAAGGCCAATAAAGAAATCGACCGTGCAAAATTAGCCAGTATAGTTTTTGCCAGGAATGAATCTTTAGTCAGGCTCAATAGCATTGTGCATCCAGTGTTAATTAGGGAAATTAAGCGTCTTATCAGGAATTCAAATAAGAAGGTTATAATCTTGGATGCTGCTCTGATTATCGAAGCAGGTTTAAGTAAGACAGTAGATAAGATTGTCGTAGTTACAGCCAAAAGAAATCAGCAGATTTTACGCGCTGCTAAGGTTTCGGGTCTTAATAAGGGGCAAATTATGGCGAGATTAAAATTTCAGATTTCGCAAGGCAAAAAGTTGCCTTTCGCGGATTTTACAATAGATAACAGCGGTTCAATCGGAAAAACCAGGAAACAGGTGTTAGAAATAAGGAGGAAGTTGTGGAAAAGTTAG
- the rho gene encoding transcription termination factor Rho — protein MEKLDIKNLKDMKITELNKLAKELNANGTSGLKKQDLIFKILQAQAEKEGLMFGEGVLEILPEGFGFLRSPNYNYLPCPDDIYISPSQIRKFELRTGDTVSGQIRPPKEGEKYFALLKVEAVNFENPEEVKEKVLFDNLTPVYPRAPFNMETKPDELSMRIMSLLTPIGRGQRGLIVAQPYSGKTVLLQKIANAITTNNPDVIMIVLLIDERPEEVTDMQRNVKGEVISSTFDEPPERHVQVAEIVLEKAKRLVEHKRDVVILLDSITRLARAYNSVVPHSGKVLSGGIDSNALQKPKRFFGAARAVDEGGSLTIIATALVDTGSRMDEVIFEEFKGTGNMETQLDRNLFQRRIYPAIDIKRSNTRHEELLVKPDVLSKTWILRKVLNELNNVEAMELLIEKLGKTKNNEDFLNSMNQK, from the coding sequence GTGGAAAAGTTAGATATCAAAAATCTAAAAGATATGAAGATTACTGAATTAAATAAGTTGGCCAAAGAATTAAATGCCAACGGTACCAGCGGCTTAAAAAAACAGGATCTGATTTTTAAGATTCTGCAAGCGCAGGCAGAAAAAGAAGGTTTAATGTTTGGGGAAGGTGTGTTGGAGATACTCCCTGAAGGTTTTGGTTTCTTAAGAAGCCCAAATTACAATTATCTGCCCTGCCCGGATGATATTTATATTTCTCCGTCCCAGATCAGGAAGTTTGAGTTGCGTACCGGAGATACGGTAAGCGGCCAGATTCGTCCTCCCAAAGAAGGAGAAAAATATTTTGCCTTACTCAAAGTTGAAGCAGTAAATTTTGAAAATCCTGAGGAGGTAAAAGAAAAAGTGCTTTTCGATAACTTGACTCCGGTTTATCCGCGCGCGCCTTTTAACATGGAAACTAAACCAGATGAGTTATCTATGCGTATTATGAGTTTGCTTACTCCTATTGGCAGGGGTCAGCGCGGATTGATTGTTGCTCAGCCATACAGCGGTAAAACTGTCTTGTTGCAAAAGATAGCTAATGCCATTACCACTAATAACCCGGATGTGATTATGATTGTTTTGCTTATCGATGAACGTCCGGAAGAGGTTACGGATATGCAGCGTAATGTAAAAGGCGAAGTAATTTCTTCTACCTTTGATGAGCCGCCGGAACGCCACGTACAGGTTGCTGAGATTGTTTTGGAAAAAGCAAAACGTTTAGTTGAGCATAAACGCGACGTGGTGATTCTTCTTGATAGTATAACCCGCTTGGCTCGCGCTTATAACTCCGTAGTCCCGCACAGCGGCAAGGTTTTATCAGGCGGTATTGATTCCAATGCCTTGCAGAAACCAAAGAGATTCTTTGGAGCCGCGCGCGCAGTGGATGAAGGCGGGAGTTTAACGATTATTGCTACGGCACTGGTTGATACCGGAAGCCGAATGGATGAAGTTATTTTTGAAGAGTTCAAGGGTACCGGTAACATGGAAACTCAGCTTGACCGTAACTTATTCCAGCGCAGGATATATCCGGCTATTGATATTAAGCGTTCTAATACGCGTCATGAGGAGCTTCTGGTTAAACCGGATGTGTTATCGAAAACTTGGATTTTAAGAAAAGTTTTAAATGAATTGAATAATGTGGAAGCAATGGAGTTATTGATTGAGAAATTAGGTAAAACCAAGAATAATGAAGATTTTCTAAACAGCATGAACCAGAAATAA
- the rpmE gene encoding 50S ribosomal protein L31: MKDKIHPNYKESTIICACGETVHTRSTKPSIRVEICSKCHPFFTGKQKLVDSAGRVDKFMKKYGKK, translated from the coding sequence ATGAAAGACAAGATTCATCCTAATTACAAAGAGAGCACAATTATCTGTGCCTGCGGAGAGACGGTGCACACGCGTTCAACTAAGCCTAGTATCCGTGTTGAAATCTGCTCAAAGTGTCATCCGTTTTTTACCGGTAAGCAGAAGTTAGTGGATTCTGCCGGCCGTGTGGATAAGTTTATGAAGAAATATGGCAAAAAATAA
- the prfA gene encoding peptide chain release factor 1 gives MAKNKIYEQLEKLTVRYQELEQLLASHEQIADRQQYNKLAKELSDIKEPVSKFSEYNNLLKEISELEIVLSGKHDKDFVELAHEELKDLEAKKSSIESELKKMMAGEDKDAGRNCIIEIRQGTGGDEAGLFAADLYRMYSKYATLKGWVIEPMSSSVNEAGGIKEIIFGVKGKDSFRHLKFESGVHRVQRVPTTEAQGRIHTSTATVAVLLEPEEVDLEIAPKDLRTDTYRSSGPGGQHMQKTDSAVRITHIPTGTVVACQDERSQIKNKAKAMRVLRARILEVKIEDEAKKLSSARKTQIGTGDRSEKIRTYNFPDRRVTDHRINFTSHQLEAILEGQMDELFEALLKAEAEKRNESRTF, from the coding sequence ATGGCAAAAAATAAAATATATGAGCAGTTAGAAAAATTAACTGTTCGATATCAGGAGCTTGAGCAGCTTTTAGCCAGTCACGAGCAAATTGCTGACCGCCAGCAGTATAATAAGTTGGCTAAAGAGCTTTCTGACATTAAGGAGCCGGTCTCTAAATTCAGCGAATATAATAATTTGCTTAAAGAGATAAGTGAACTTGAGATCGTGCTTTCTGGAAAGCATGATAAAGATTTTGTGGAGTTGGCGCATGAAGAGCTTAAAGACCTGGAAGCCAAAAAAAGCAGCATTGAGTCTGAACTAAAAAAAATGATGGCTGGTGAAGATAAAGATGCCGGCCGCAATTGTATTATTGAAATCAGGCAGGGTACAGGCGGGGATGAGGCAGGGCTTTTTGCGGCGGATCTTTACCGAATGTATTCAAAATATGCAACTTTGAAAGGCTGGGTAATTGAACCGATGTCTTCTAGCGTTAATGAAGCCGGTGGAATCAAAGAAATAATCTTTGGCGTAAAAGGAAAAGATTCTTTCCGGCACTTAAAATTTGAAAGCGGAGTGCATCGGGTGCAGCGTGTCCCGACTACTGAGGCGCAAGGCAGGATTCATACATCTACTGCTACTGTTGCCGTATTGCTTGAACCGGAAGAGGTTGATTTGGAAATCGCGCCAAAAGATTTAAGGACTGATACCTATCGCTCAAGCGGGCCCGGCGGTCAGCATATGCAAAAAACTGATTCAGCAGTGAGAATTACGCATATTCCCACCGGCACAGTTGTTGCCTGCCAGGATGAGCGCTCGCAGATAAAAAATAAAGCCAAGGCGATGCGTGTACTGCGCGCGCGTATTTTAGAGGTTAAAATTGAAGATGAGGCAAAAAAATTATCCAGCGCCAGAAAAACACAGATTGGCACAGGAGACCGCAGTGAAAAGATCCGTACCTATAATTTTCCTGACCGCCGGGTTACTGACCACAGGATTAATTTTACTTCCCATCAATTAGAGGCAATCCTGGAAGGGCAGATGGATGAACTTTTTGAGGCCTTATTAAAGGCAGAAGCAGAGAAAAGAAATGAATCCCGCACCTTCTGA
- the prmC gene encoding peptide chain release factor N(5)-glutamine methyltransferase, translated as MNEAELVLSHILNCDRLSLYLNKNSSLNKDKSVLVSKILKRRISGEPLQYILGKTEFMGLEFKVDRRALIPRPETEILVDLAIRELKGSGLVFPKVLDLGTGSGCIAVSIVKFLPSAVVWAVDISKEVLVLAEENAHLNKVKVKFLRSDIFGAFGHRKEQFDLIISNPPYVAASEFSSLPLGISFEPACALEAGVDGLDFYRKIIKQAAAYLNKGGLLAFEVGINQSDPVKALLEEENFSDIRIIKDYNNINRVVMSKIKD; from the coding sequence ATGAATGAAGCTGAATTAGTCTTAAGCCATATTTTAAATTGCGATAGATTGTCTTTATACCTGAATAAAAATAGTAGTTTGAATAAAGATAAATCAGTTTTGGTCTCAAAGATACTAAAGCGCAGGATCTCTGGTGAGCCGCTGCAATATATTTTGGGTAAGACTGAATTTATGGGGTTGGAGTTTAAGGTAGACAGGCGAGCTTTGATTCCCCGTCCGGAGACCGAGATCTTAGTTGACTTGGCGATAAGAGAATTAAAGGGCTCAGGCCTTGTTTTCCCTAAAGTCCTTGATCTTGGCACAGGAAGCGGTTGCATTGCTGTTTCAATTGTTAAGTTTCTTCCTTCTGCAGTTGTTTGGGCTGTTGATATATCAAAAGAAGTTCTTGTGTTAGCCGAAGAAAATGCCCATTTGAATAAAGTAAAGGTTAAATTTCTGCGCAGCGATATATTTGGCGCTTTTGGTCATAGAAAAGAACAGTTTGATTTAATTATCAGTAATCCTCCTTATGTGGCAGCCTCTGAGTTTAGTAGCTTGCCTCTTGGAATATCTTTTGAACCTGCGTGCGCTTTAGAAGCAGGTGTTGATGGTTTGGATTTTTATCGAAAAATAATTAAGCAGGCAGCGGCGTATTTAAATAAAGGCGGTTTATTAGCTTTTGAAGTTGGGATTAACCAGTCAGATCCGGTGAAGGCTCTGCTGGAAGAAGAAAATTTTAGTGATATAAGAATAATTAAAGATTATAATAATATCAACCGTGTGGTGATGTCAAAGATAAAGGATTAA
- the murA gene encoding UDP-N-acetylglucosamine 1-carboxyvinyltransferase translates to MDKLVIEGGVKLKGEVTVSGAKNAVLPILAATLLTDEPCEIRGVPNLRDTNSMLKILRSLGKAAEFDKGRVVVAKGKITSYVAEYKLVSTMRASFCVLGPLLGKLKRAKVSLPGGCVIGVRPVDLHLKGIKALGADISIDAGYVIAKAAKLRGAYVYLGGVYGSSVLATDNVMMAAVLADGKTIIESAACEPEVVDLAEFLIKMGAKIKGHGTPVIEIEGVKHLHGAAHSIIPDRIEAGTLILASLITGGDVLIKNIRYQHLGSLIDKLAEAGANIVHTDGSLRVKGNRRLKSVNITTLPYPGFPTDMQAQMMSLMSVTGGISVITEKIYPDRFMHVSELNRMGAHIQREGPHAIVEGIKKLSGAPVMASDLRASAGLVLAGLAAVGKTSVSRIYHLERGYEFIEEKLINLGARVWREKE, encoded by the coding sequence ATGGATAAATTGGTGATTGAGGGCGGAGTTAAATTAAAAGGCGAGGTAACTGTCTCTGGGGCTAAAAACGCTGTGCTGCCGATACTAGCGGCAACTTTACTTACTGATGAGCCCTGCGAAATCAGAGGAGTACCGAATCTGCGTGATACTAATAGTATGCTTAAGATCCTGCGCTCTTTAGGAAAAGCCGCCGAGTTTGATAAAGGCAGGGTGGTTGTTGCTAAGGGTAAAATTACAAGTTATGTTGCTGAATATAAATTAGTTTCGACAATGCGCGCTTCATTTTGTGTCTTAGGCCCGTTGTTAGGTAAATTAAAACGGGCAAAAGTTTCTCTTCCCGGAGGCTGTGTTATCGGCGTGCGGCCGGTTGACCTGCATCTTAAAGGAATTAAGGCTTTAGGTGCAGATATTAGTATTGACGCTGGCTATGTTATTGCAAAAGCTGCGAAGTTACGCGGCGCATATGTTTATTTAGGTGGCGTTTATGGTTCATCAGTTTTAGCTACTGATAATGTAATGATGGCTGCGGTTTTAGCAGATGGCAAGACCATAATTGAATCGGCTGCCTGCGAACCGGAGGTGGTAGATCTGGCAGAGTTTTTAATTAAAATGGGCGCAAAAATTAAGGGTCATGGCACGCCGGTTATTGAAATAGAAGGGGTAAAACATTTGCATGGCGCGGCACATTCTATAATTCCTGATCGTATTGAAGCCGGAACTTTAATTTTAGCCTCATTGATAACCGGCGGTGATGTTTTGATCAAAAACATACGGTATCAACATTTGGGATCGCTGATTGATAAATTAGCTGAGGCTGGTGCTAATATTGTACATACTGATGGATCTTTACGTGTTAAAGGAAACAGGAGGTTAAAGAGCGTAAATATAACTACGCTTCCGTATCCGGGATTTCCTACAGATATGCAGGCGCAGATGATGAGTTTAATGTCAGTAACAGGCGGCATTAGCGTGATTACCGAGAAAATCTATCCTGACAGGTTTATGCATGTTTCCGAGCTTAATCGTATGGGCGCGCATATTCAGAGAGAAGGCCCGCATGCTATTGTCGAAGGTATTAAAAAATTATCCGGAGCTCCGGTTATGGCTAGCGACCTACGGGCATCCGCGGGTTTAGTTTTAGCGGGGCTGGCAGCGGTTGGTAAAACATCGGTCTCCAGGATTTATCATTTAGAGCGCGGCTATGAATTTATCGAAGAAAAATTAATTAATCTGGGCGCCAGAGTTTGGAGGGAAAAAGAATGA
- a CDS encoding aminodeoxychorismate/anthranilate synthase component II, giving the protein MILMIDNYDSFTYNLVQYLEELGQKVQVYRNDALTIKDIAKLNPDRIVISPGPGRPEDAGISCEVIKEFCGKIPILGVCLGHQAIGYVFGGKIVGAKKLMHGKTSKIYHNKKDIFKNIPNPFLATRYHSLLVDQKSLPECLEIIASTKENEIMGLKHKAYPLWGVQFHPESILTKSGKQILDNFIKLK; this is encoded by the coding sequence ATGATTTTAATGATTGATAATTATGATTCTTTTACCTACAACCTTGTCCAATACTTAGAAGAATTGGGGCAAAAGGTACAGGTTTATCGTAATGACGCGCTAACGATTAAGGATATTGCAAAGCTTAATCCTGATAGGATTGTTATATCTCCGGGTCCGGGAAGGCCAGAGGATGCCGGTATTTCCTGTGAAGTTATTAAGGAATTTTGCGGGAAGATTCCTATTCTGGGAGTCTGCCTTGGGCATCAGGCAATAGGCTATGTTTTTGGAGGTAAGATTGTGGGCGCCAAAAAACTAATGCATGGGAAGACTTCCAAGATTTATCATAATAAAAAAGATATTTTCAAGAATATTCCCAACCCATTTTTAGCTACTCGCTATCATTCTTTATTGGTGGATCAAAAGAGCCTGCCGGAGTGCCTTGAAATAATTGCAAGCACCAAGGAAAATGAAATTATGGGGCTAAAACATAAAGCATATCCTCTATGGGGAGTGCAGTTTCATCCGGAATCTATACTTACCAAAAGCGGCAAGCAAATATTGGATAACTTTATTAAATTAAAATAA
- the trpD gene encoding anthranilate phosphoribosyltransferase produces the protein MIKDLIKQLLDKKDLTESQMQQVMQEILSGTVDTADIIAFLTSLNDKGETVEELTAAVNVMLKYVEPIIIDKPNILDTCGTGGDKKGTFNISTLTALVASGAGVTVAKHGNRSVSSKCGSADILEALGVNINMDKVKIKRCLEEIGIAFLFAPNLHPAMRFVMPARKQIAQKTMFNILGPLINPARATNQLIGVYSKEWSRPLAQVLHNLGSKHILVVYGADGLDEVTITDKTFVAEVVGGSLKEYEITPEDFGFKRARINDLLGGSIQENVLIARNVLAGGKGTHRDIVLLNAGCAIYAADKAKTVQEGIKLAEKSIDSGQAAKKLELLKEYSQL, from the coding sequence ATGATAAAGGATCTAATTAAACAACTGCTTGATAAAAAAGATCTGACTGAATCACAGATGCAGCAGGTGATGCAGGAGATCTTGAGCGGCACAGTTGATACTGCGGATATTATTGCGTTTTTAACTTCACTCAATGATAAAGGCGAAACAGTAGAAGAATTAACGGCTGCGGTAAATGTAATGCTCAAATATGTCGAGCCGATTATTATAGATAAGCCAAATATTCTGGATACTTGCGGAACCGGCGGAGATAAGAAGGGGACTTTTAATATTTCAACCCTTACCGCTTTAGTTGCCAGCGGCGCCGGTGTTACCGTGGCTAAGCACGGAAATCGCTCAGTATCTAGTAAATGCGGCAGCGCAGATATCTTAGAGGCATTGGGCGTAAACATTAATATGGATAAGGTAAAAATTAAGCGATGCCTTGAGGAGATAGGCATCGCTTTTTTATTTGCACCGAATCTGCATCCGGCGATGCGTTTTGTTATGCCGGCAAGAAAACAGATTGCCCAGAAAACCATGTTTAATATTTTAGGGCCGTTGATTAATCCTGCGCGCGCCACTAATCAGCTAATCGGCGTATATTCTAAAGAATGGTCCAGGCCCTTGGCGCAAGTTTTACATAATTTAGGCTCAAAGCATATTCTGGTAGTGTATGGGGCCGATGGCCTGGATGAAGTAACAATTACCGATAAGACATTTGTTGCTGAGGTAGTTGGCGGTTCATTAAAAGAATATGAAATTACTCCTGAGGATTTTGGTTTTAAAAGGGCTAGAATAAATGATCTATTGGGCGGATCAATCCAAGAGAATGTGTTGATTGCCCGTAATGTATTGGCAGGGGGAAAAGGTACTCATCGAGATATTGTTTTACTTAACGCCGGATGCGCTATATATGCTGCAGATAAAGCTAAAACGGTCCAAGAGGGGATAAAACTTGCGGAAAAATCAATTGATTCCGGACAGGCAGCAAAGAAACTTGAGTTATTAAAGGAGTATTCACAATTATAG
- the trpC gene encoding indole-3-glycerol phosphate synthase TrpC, whose protein sequence is MAKKDVLKEIVAKKKEKIALAITQLSLEELSTKLVGLPATRPFKEAISKPKQISLIAEIKQASPSKGLIRQNFNLLEIAQAYQNAGAQAVSVLTEEDYFGGNPANIAEAKKIFTGPILRKDFILESYQVYESRYLGADAILLIADLLTKDKLVEFMRIADSLGLDYIVEVHDEKELKKILSLKVPIIGINNRNLHTLEVDFKTTEKLFTLIPKDKIVVVESGIKSSQDVLFLKILGASAVLIGTTFMESADIKVKVEEVMGW, encoded by the coding sequence ATGGCTAAAAAAGACGTATTAAAAGAGATTGTCGCTAAAAAGAAAGAAAAGATTGCTTTGGCTATTACGCAATTAAGCCTGGAAGAGTTATCTACTAAGTTAGTTGGTTTGCCGGCTACTCGTCCCTTTAAAGAGGCAATTAGCAAACCTAAACAGATATCTCTTATTGCTGAAATTAAGCAGGCTTCGCCTTCCAAGGGATTAATCCGGCAGAATTTTAATTTACTGGAGATTGCGCAGGCTTATCAGAATGCTGGGGCGCAAGCTGTTTCAGTATTGACCGAGGAGGACTATTTTGGCGGCAATCCTGCTAATATCGCAGAAGCAAAAAAAATATTTACTGGGCCGATTTTGAGAAAAGATTTTATTTTAGAAAGCTATCAAGTTTATGAATCTAGATATTTAGGAGCTGATGCTATTTTATTGATTGCAGATTTATTGACTAAAGATAAATTAGTAGAATTTATGCGTATTGCTGATAGCTTGGGGCTTGATTATATTGTTGAAGTACATGATGAGAAGGAGTTAAAGAAAATCTTGAGTTTAAAGGTTCCGATAATCGGGATCAATAATCGTAATTTACATACGCTTGAGGTTGATTTTAAGACCACGGAAAAATTATTTACTCTTATTCCTAAAGATAAAATAGTGGTTGTAGAGAGCGGGATTAAAAGTTCCCAGGATGTTTTATTCCTAAAAATTCTCGGGGCAAGTGCCGTATTAATTGGCACTACCTTTATGGAGTCAGCTGACATAAAGGTTAAAGTAGAAGAGGTAATGGGATGGTGA
- a CDS encoding phosphoribosylanthranilate isomerase, with amino-acid sequence MVRVKICGITNLEDALFSYFSGAHALGFVFYKKSPRYISLQKAKNIARILPKKIKLVGVFVDEKVSTVKRIAKLCDLDMLQFHGKESPEYCQKFKSYKVIKAFRINKKEDLDNISKYKTFAYLFDSFSKDAFGGTGNKFNWKILEQTAKMKPVVFLSGGLTSSNVYHAIKLLKPDWVDVSSSLESKPGKKDHKKITKFIQSAKR; translated from the coding sequence ATGGTGAGGGTAAAAATCTGCGGAATTACTAATTTAGAGGATGCGCTGTTTAGTTATTTTTCAGGTGCGCATGCCTTGGGATTTGTTTTTTATAAAAAAAGCCCTCGGTATATCAGCCTTCAGAAGGCAAAAAATATAGCGCGGATTTTACCGAAGAAAATTAAACTGGTAGGAGTCTTTGTCGATGAAAAAGTCTCAACTGTAAAGAGGATTGCCAAGCTTTGTGATTTAGATATGTTACAATTTCATGGAAAGGAATCTCCCGAATATTGTCAGAAATTTAAAAGTTATAAAGTCATCAAGGCTTTCAGAATAAATAAAAAAGAAGATTTAGACAATATTTCTAAATATAAAACCTTTGCTTATTTATTTGATAGTTTTTCTAAAGACGCATTTGGCGGAACAGGCAATAAATTTAACTGGAAAATTCTTGAACAAACAGCTAAAATGAAGCCTGTTGTGTTTTTGTCTGGCGGGTTAACCAGCAGCAATGTGTACCACGCAATCAAATTGTTAAAACCTGACTGGGTGGATGTTTCAAGCAGCCTTGAATCAAAGCCAGGCAAAAAAGATCATAAGAAAATTACCAAATTTATTCAATCAGCTAAACGATGA
- the trpB gene encoding tryptophan synthase subunit beta, with protein MKNKIPDKTGHFGLFGGRFVPETLIYALDELEKEYSLAKKDKKFAKELDFYLREYAGRPTPLYLAKNLSQYLGIKKVYLKREDLLHTGAHKINNTLGQVLLAVRMGKRRLIAETGAGQHGVATATVAALFGLKCDIYMGQEDIERQALNVMRMKLLGATVISVKSGTQTLKDAMTEALRDWVTNVRNTYYVIGTVAGPHPYPGMVRNFQRVIGDEAKAQILKKENRLPDFLIACIGGGSNAMGLFHPFSDDVKVKMIGVEAAGLGIASGKHSASLEYGSTGVLHGSKSKILEDKFGQIKNAHSVAAGLDYPGVGPEHAYYQQIKRADYVAITDKEALEGFRLLSKVEGIIPALESAHAIAYLKKASKSIKKDATVIVCLSGRGDKDLHESY; from the coding sequence ATGAAAAATAAAATACCGGATAAAACTGGGCACTTTGGTTTGTTTGGGGGAAGATTTGTCCCTGAGACGCTGATTTATGCTCTGGATGAACTGGAGAAGGAATATTCTTTAGCTAAAAAAGATAAAAAGTTTGCTAAAGAGCTGGATTTTTATCTACGCGAATACGCCGGCAGGCCTACCCCACTATATCTGGCAAAAAACTTAAGCCAATATTTAGGGATAAAAAAAGTTTATCTGAAAAGAGAAGACCTTTTACATACCGGTGCGCATAAAATCAATAATACCTTAGGCCAGGTACTTCTGGCAGTTAGAATGGGTAAACGAAGATTAATTGCTGAGACCGGGGCAGGTCAACATGGAGTAGCTACGGCGACGGTTGCGGCATTATTCGGATTAAAGTGCGATATATATATGGGGCAGGAAGATATAGAGCGTCAGGCTTTAAATGTCATGCGCATGAAGTTACTTGGGGCAACTGTTATTAGCGTAAAAAGCGGAACACAAACCTTAAAAGATGCGATGACTGAGGCTTTGCGTGATTGGGTAACTAATGTGCGCAATACCTATTATGTTATCGGTACAGTTGCCGGGCCGCATCCTTATCCTGGAATGGTACGGAATTTTCAACGTGTAATCGGAGATGAAGCTAAAGCCCAAATTCTAAAAAAAGAAAATCGCCTTCCGGATTTCTTGATAGCTTGTATTGGCGGCGGTAGTAATGCCATGGGGTTATTTCATCCGTTTTCTGATGATGTAAAGGTAAAGATGATTGGAGTAGAGGCTGCAGGTTTAGGAATTGCTTCAGGTAAACATTCTGCTAGCCTTGAGTATGGCTCAACCGGAGTATTACATGGCTCAAAATCTAAAATTTTAGAGGATAAATTCGGCCAAATCAAAAATGCTCATTCTGTTGCCGCAGGCCTTGATTATCCTGGCGTTGGCCCGGAACATGCATATTATCAACAAATAAAACGCGCTGATTATGTAGCTATCACTGATAAAGAAGCCCTGGAGGGATTCAGGCTGTTATCTAAAGTAGAAGGAATTATTCCTGCATTGGAATCTGCGCATGCAATTGCCTATTTAAAGAAAGCATCAAAATCAATTAAGAAGGATGCGACAGTTATAGTTTGCCTTTCCGGAAGAGGGGATAAGGATCTGCATGAATCGTATTGA
- the trpA gene encoding tryptophan synthase subunit alpha has translation MNRIDNKFSQLKKQGRRAFIAFITAGYPDLSTTSKLVIAFDKKGVDIIELGVPFSDPLADGPVIQEASGYSLKKGTNLVKILDLVKKLRKYVSLPICLMTYYNPVFCYGEKRFVDKAVACGVDGVIIPDLPPEEAKEFIHYANQKGLNNICFVAPTSTQARIKLISKVDKGFIYYVSLTGVTGSRKSLSADLKANLVKIKKVTTKPICVGFGISDAHQVKEVSKLCDGVIVGSAIVDKIRKNIGHPNLVQKVANFVESLNV, from the coding sequence ATGAATCGTATTGATAATAAATTTAGCCAATTAAAGAAGCAGGGAAGAAGAGCGTTTATTGCTTTTATAACCGCAGGTTACCCGGATTTATCTACGACTTCAAAACTGGTCATTGCATTTGATAAGAAAGGCGTAGATATCATTGAATTAGGTGTGCCTTTTTCTGATCCTTTGGCTGACGGCCCGGTAATCCAGGAGGCCTCAGGATATTCTCTTAAAAAAGGAACTAATCTGGTTAAAATTTTAGATTTAGTGAAGAAATTACGTAAGTATGTGAGCTTGCCGATATGTTTGATGACTTACTACAATCCAGTTTTTTGTTATGGAGAGAAGCGTTTTGTGGATAAGGCTGTGGCTTGCGGAGTTGATGGGGTAATTATTCCGGATTTGCCGCCTGAGGAGGCAAAAGAATTCATTCATTACGCCAACCAGAAGGGTTTGAACAATATTTGTTTTGTTGCTCCGACCAGTACCCAGGCGCGGATTAAATTAATCTCTAAAGTTGATAAAGGTTTTATTTATTATGTTTCTTTGACTGGGGTAACCGGAAGTCGCAAAAGCTTAAGTGCGGATTTAAAAGCTAACCTTGTAAAAATAAAAAAGGTTACTACCAAACCAATTTGCGTAGGATTCGGTATTTCTGACGCGCATCAGGTTAAAGAAGTGTCTAAACTCTGCGACGGGGTAATTGTTGGCAGCGCAATTGTAGATAAAATCAGAAAAAATATCGGCCATCCTAATCTGGTGCAAAAAGTAGCCAACTTTGTAGAAAGCCTCAATGTATAA